Part of the Vanessa atalanta chromosome 1, ilVanAtal1.2, whole genome shotgun sequence genome is shown below.
AACTCATAATATGACAGGTAGCCTTTTCAAACAATGAGAcccttaacaaaaaaaaaagtcacacTTCCAATATCTCTGCTCTCTGCTTTTCTAAAGAGGATTTCAAATATCGTTAGAGATatcataattacaaaacaatgaatattaaaaaaaataattaaatatttatataaccatttataaaaatgttttctcttTTAGTGGGCCAGTCCTCAAGACACTTTAGAAAGAAATAGAAGAGGAGAAGTGGAATTATTCCCACCTCAAAGCTATGAATTGAATCGATTATCATACTTTAAAGACATTgagaaattaaacaattttgcaAGAGAAAGAAGCAGCCACGGTGATGAATTGTTTTATCCTGTTCGTATACGAGCTAAAGATGGCATTGTGTTCCTCTTACCAGGTTAAGTTTCGTTCTTACAGTTTCTAATTTTATACAGTATACAAGTAATTTCCAGTCACATCAACAATAAACTATGAATGgggtcatattataattataactgacagtttgttttataaatgttcaaATGTTTCGAagtttaattgcttttttaattttcaggtgACTACCTCTATCCATCAAATGTAGACCTGAACAGTACCACAGTCATAAAAGAAGATAAAACTGTAATATCACTCAGAGAAACTGGTCAGACACTTCATCGTTTTGAAACAGATTTGAAGAAAAGTGTTATTGTAAGACAAAACTACATACCAAAAAATCATATCAACATGGGCGACCAAGTGATCcctgcttttattaaaattcatacacaaaattaaataatcttatccCTGCCTTAGTCATTGGCCTTACTAGTAGTACaaattgtaaaactattttacaaaaatactgtAGATTGGGTAACcaggtatatataaaaaaataaaatggcaaGTTCAGGTCACATGTGGCCAAATAGTCAAGATGACTATGAGCTATTAGAAGTTATCGGTGTAGGCGCAACAGCTGTAGTACATGCCGCTTTCTGCCGTCCACGGGGAGAAAAATGCGCTATAAAGCGAATCAATCTAGAAAAATGGAATACCTCTATGGACGAACTCCTTAAAGAAATCCAAGCCATGTCTAGTTGTAACCATGAGAATGTCGTAACGTACTACACTAGTTTCGTTGTTAAAGAAGAACTCTGGCTCGTATTGAGACTTTTAGAGGGTGGCAGTctattagatataattaaacataaaatgagGATCTCCAATTGTAAACACGGCGTCTTCGATGAGGCAACAATAGCTACTGTTCTGAAGGAGGTGCTGAAGGGCCTCGAATATTTCCACCAGAATGGACAAATTCACAGGGATATTAAAGCAGGTAATATTCTTCTTGGAGATGATGGTATCGTTCAGATTGCGGATTTTGGCGTTTCAGCCTGGTTGGCGACGGGGAGAGATCTGTCGAGGCAAAAGGTGCGACACACGTTCGTCGGCACTCCCTGTTGGATGGCACCCGAGGTTATGGAGCAGAACCACGGCTATGACTTCAAGGCGGACATTTGGTCTTTCGGTATCACAGCGATAGAGATGGCGACAGGCACTGCGCCCTACCACAAGTATCCCCCTATGAAGGTCCTAATGTTGACCCTTCAGAACGATCCGCCGACACTCGACACCGGCGCCGAAGATAAAGATCAATACAAGGCCTACGGCAAAACTTTCAGAAAAATGATATCGGAATGCCTCCAAAAGGACCCCACGAAGAGGCCCTCGGCGACGGAGCTACTCAAACATTCTTTCTTCAAAAAAGCGAAAGACCGGAAGTATCTCGTACAGACGCTCGTATCGATCGGGCCCAGCATGGAGACGCGCGTGCACAAGGCGAGCAAGCGGCAGCCCGGCACGTCCGGCCGCCTGCACCGCATGGAGACCGGCGAGTGGGTGTGGGAGAGCGACGAGGaggacgacgacgacgacggcGAGGCGGGCCGCGACCGCCCCATGAACCACCTGCTGCGCGCCGACTCCTCCGACAGCGACAGCGACGCCGAGCCGCGCGCCGGCTTCAGCATCGGCTCCGTCGAGCCCGAGGACGCGCCGCAGATCAACCTCGTGCTGCGCATGCGCAACGCCCGCAAGGAGCTCAACGACATCCGCTTCGAGTTCGCGCCGGGCAAGGACTCGGCGGACGGCATCGCCACGGAGCTGGTGGGCGCGGGGCTGGTGGCGGCGGCGGACGCGGGCGCCATCGCGGCGCAGCTGCAGCGCCTCGTGGACGCGCACCTGTTCCCGG
Proteins encoded:
- the LOC125068918 gene encoding STE20/SPS1-related proline-alanine-rich protein kinase-like, translated to MASSGHMWPNSQDDYELLEVIGVGATAVVHAAFCRPRGEKCAIKRINLEKWNTSMDELLKEIQAMSSCNHENVVTYYTSFVVKEELWLVLRLLEGGSLLDIIKHKMRISNCKHGVFDEATIATVLKEVLKGLEYFHQNGQIHRDIKAGNILLGDDGIVQIADFGVSAWLATGRDLSRQKVRHTFVGTPCWMAPEVMEQNHGYDFKADIWSFGITAIEMATGTAPYHKYPPMKVLMLTLQNDPPTLDTGAEDKDQYKAYGKTFRKMISECLQKDPTKRPSATELLKHSFFKKAKDRKYLVQTLVSIGPSMETRVHKASKRQPGTSGRLHRMETGEWVWESDEEDDDDDGEAGRDRPMNHLLRADSSDSDSDAEPRAGFSIGSVEPEDAPQINLVLRMRNARKELNDIRFEFAPGKDSADGIATELVGAGLVAAADAGAIAAQLQRLVDAHLFPGDAPAPRSLTFRLESADPAEPADEKGLIGYAQISIVD